The window GTTTTGACCCGAAATACACTTCTATCGTATGGATGGGATTTGATAAATCGTCTCTATCCTTAGGAAAAGGTGTGACCGCTGCGGGAGTTGCCGCTCCGATTTGGGGTAAGATGTATTCTCGGTTTTATAATGAAGGACCTTACCCAAGTTTTTATCCCAATGGAAAATCGGAAGAGATCCCAGCAGATGTGGTCAAAGGCGCAACCTGTGCCTTCAACGGACTGTCTCCTGGACCCAATTGCCCTCTCACGGGAAATTTATTCCTAAAACCCATTACCATTGCTGGTCGGACTTTGGCCGTTCCTGGGGGAAGGCAGTGTGATGGAGACAGGGACCATTACCGCTCTATGGACTTAAATGATTTCTTGCAGAGAGAGTTGGAAATTTCCGACGACGAGCTCAAATAAATTCGACCCAAAATCAAACGAGGATTGGAGTGAATCGCCTCCTCCCATCCCCGGTGCAAATCGGCATCTCATTCCCCATCTCTCACGGATGGGAACCAATTCCTTCGAAACAAGTCATTCTGTGTAAATTTTAAGCATTTTTCTCAACCCAAGGGGCCATTCCCATTCGAGGATCGCCATTCTCTGGGGTTTTAAGCCCAATATGCTTTTGGCACGATAGTTGCATCTATTCTACTGAACGGTTCGTTCGGAGGGAATATGAAAAAACTACTCTTAACCATCATCCTTTTGGCTATCAACTTCTCTGTGAAAGCAGGTGAGTCTTCTTATTTAAATGATGATGTTTCTTCCCTCATTGGCCAGTACGATAACGAAACTTTGGCTGCCATTTCCAATGAACTCGTCAAAATGGCGAACGAAGAGGAAGGAATGGGAGAGTTTGATTTGGCATCCACTCATTATGACCGAGCCATCAAAATCCGTGAAGCGATTGGAATGAAAACTCACAAAAGTTTTGCATCCATCCAATACCTAGCAAGCCAAGCTTATTCAAAGGCTGGTAACTTCTGCGAAGCCTCCCTGTATGCGAAGAAAGCAAGTGATGCATTTCGTGAACACGGAATTGCAAAATTTGAACAAAAAGCAGAATTGGAATCAAAAGAATTTGCAAAGGCATGTGCTGTGGTTGCCGTTCGATAATCCAAAATCCATATTGTTATGATTCTTTCTAGAGATGGTTACCCTTTTTTTGATTCTTCTTCGAATCAATCCAACTTCACGTGATGATACACGTGGGGTTGGAATTCTTTTTTTCCATACTTCAATTTAGCAATTTCGAATAGTTTCGTTTTTTGATACGCTAGATCCGATTCCCAAGCAATTCCAAAATTAGCTTCTACGTATCCTGATTCATATTGGAGAGGATATAAGGAATGACCGTCATAATCATACAGTAAGTTGTGGTGGAATTTTTTTGTTTCATCCAAAGTAAATGTTTCACAAGGAATTCGTTTGGTGAGGTGTTTTGTTTTCTGCTTTGGGGTGAGGGGAACTTGGCATTCCTTTGTATTCAATTCCTTTGTGGAAAATAAAACCCAATCATTCGATTTTTCAAACTCACCTTTCCCAATGATTTGGCGAAACAAGATATGATCATCATACACCCGCCATTCTCTCCAAACTTTTTTAAATTTTTGATCGGTAAGGATATGGATGGTTTCCGACCAAACCAATTGAAAGGTTTTGGATCCCATGGCAGATTTTTTTTCCGTAGGTCTCTCATAGTTTCCTAACGGTAACTTCGAATCTCTTGGAAAATCAGATGGAAGTGTTCGAATCCATCCCAGTTTTGGGGTACAAAAACAGGAGAGGCAAAAAGACAAAACCAAAAGAAGTAGGGTCGTCTTCTTTTGGTTGTTTGAGGAGTGAGTTTCTCTGATGGAATTTAGTTTAGAACTGGAAGTAGATAAAATCTTGCCCACCATCCCCAAAGATTCCTAAAAGGAGTAAAATCACAACTGATAGAATGGGGAGTAATATATTTTGGAAAGGTTTTAGTTTTTCATACACAAGAGGTGAGTATTGGAACCAATTGAACATCAACCCCAGTGCTATGAAAGTAGGGAGTTCGTCGACACGAGCGAGAGTATCCCCCGTGTTCCGAAGGGTCAGTACTCCTTTGAAGATTTCATACGCTACATTTAAGGATTCTGCCCCACGTGCGGCTGCCCGGAAAAATACCCCAGAGAATGTGAAGATAATGAAAATCACAATGGTGCGAATGATCCCCGCCAATGGAAAGGTATCAGGGATAAATTTCTTTTTCCCTCGGTGTAAATACAAGGATCGTTCGATCCAAATGAGTGCTCCCAGGTAGGCCCCCCAAAGGACAAAGGCCCAATTGGCTCCATGCCATAGACCTCCCAGGCACATGGTGATGAATGAATTTAAATTAGATCGAAAAATGGAACCTTTACTCCCACCTAATGGGATGTAGATGTAGTCTCGTAACCATGAAGATAAGGTGATGTGCCATCGGCTCCAAAGTTCACGGAACGACTGAGAAAAAAACGGTCCTTGGAAGTTTTCCGGAATTTCATAACCTAATAAATTGGCTGAGCCCCGCGCCATATCCGTATAACCAGAAAAGTCACAATAGACTTGGATCGCAAAGGCAAGTACGCTAAAAAAAATGGAAAAACTATCATACTTCCCTGGATCCATATACAAAGGAGAGATGATGGGAGCGATGTTTTCTGCAATGATCACCTTCTTAAACAATCCACCAATGATGAGAAAAATTCCTTTTTTCATTCGGTCAGGGTCAATCGTTGGGTGGTC of the Leptospira biflexa serovar Patoc strain 'Patoc 1 (Paris)' genome contains:
- a CDS encoding MBOAT family O-acyltransferase; the encoded protein is MLFNSIPYLILFALTYLIYWNIPQKGRKPLLVVSSLIFYAYFSFPFLFHFLLVILINYGFSEWMFRKKDKGEKHDNVLYTIVILNVLNLAFFKYFYFITDSLFSLTGYPSFKEISGSWSIFLPLAISFYTFQIIAVQVDIHRGIIEKRMSTVDYFLFILFFPQLIAGPIMRSQDFLPQLDHPTIDPDRMKKGIFLIIGGLFKKVIIAENIAPIISPLYMDPGKYDSFSIFFSVLAFAIQVYCDFSGYTDMARGSANLLGYEIPENFQGPFFSQSFRELWSRWHITLSSWLRDYIYIPLGGSKGSIFRSNLNSFITMCLGGLWHGANWAFVLWGAYLGALIWIERSLYLHRGKKKFIPDTFPLAGIIRTIVIFIIFTFSGVFFRAAARGAESLNVAYEIFKGVLTLRNTGDTLARVDELPTFIALGLMFNWFQYSPLVYEKLKPFQNILLPILSVVILLLLGIFGDGGQDFIYFQF
- a CDS encoding tetratricopeptide repeat protein translates to MKKLLLTIILLAINFSVKAGESSYLNDDVSSLIGQYDNETLAAISNELVKMANEEEGMGEFDLASTHYDRAIKIREAIGMKTHKSFASIQYLASQAYSKAGNFCEASLYAKKASDAFREHGIAKFEQKAELESKEFAKACAVVAVR